The DNA sequence GCGGCAGCCGGGAATGGGATCTATCCCAAATACGTTTTTGATTTCGGCGAAAGCGCTATTCCATTGTCAGTGAAAAAGTCCTTTGATTCCTTTATGAAAGAAGGTTTGCGATATTCGTTTTTACATAATTATGTCGTCGAGTCGGAAGATGTATTGGCTTTTACCTATCAGGACAGAGGAAAAATAATCTCCGCATTTTGCATAAGGGAAAACGGCGCTGGTAATTCATTAATACCTGTTAAATTCACATTCCCAATTGGCCATCCCATCGGTCTGACCGGGGAAGGAAAAGTTGTTTCATTCATTTCTGTCGCTGGTTTCATAAGCGCTCTCAAAGCAGGCAAAATTTCAGAGTTATATTTAAAAGAGGAGTTCCCCGAACTATACGAATTACTGCCAACTTTGGAAGTATCTGATAATCCTATATTGACCATCGTTGAATTTGAAATGCCGCAGAATTTTTAAATATTGATCATACCGCTATGCGTATACTATTTTTGTTTTGCCTGTTAACCTCGTGCTTTTTTTTGATGCAATGTTCGCCTGATAGTAATCGAAAAGGCATTGTGACGGAAGATGGTGCAATAAAAATAACCATAGAAAGCCCGTTTGGGATTGGCAATGATCAGCCCAATAAAGTAAGCCAGTATATGGGCGATTTTTTCTTTGTTAAGCTAAGCAGCCTCGGAGAAAATTTTATAGGTCGGCTAGGGAAATTGTTAATCTGCGATGATATTATCTTTAAATGATTATCCGCAATTATACCTGGCCTTTCCGTACCATGTATCGGCAACAGCAGCAACTATAAGCCGATCAAACAACTCTTTCCCAAAGTAGCGTCGGTTGACTTTATAGCAGAACTCATCGAGGTAGTTCTGAAGGTAGTCTGCTTTCACCTGATGGTTGATGCCCAAAAGGGCACGTTTAGCATTACTGATCATCGTATGCACCCAGGGTAGTACCTTGGAGGCTTCCTCAGGCTTAACGGTTCTCCGGACATGTTTGGAGACAATTTCGCTCAGTCTGTTAAAACCGCGCCACCCATCGCTCTTGATGGTCGTCACCGCCCGGGTACCACCCTGAACGGCTTGATTTACCGTAAGTGCTGAACTGTCAGGCACCACCACCATTTTCACGTAACGGAATGAAGATGATTTCTTATGCTTCTTGGGACGGCCTACTTTGGGTTCCACCTTGGCCATGACCACGACTTTGCTCTGCCCCTGGCTGCCACGGCCTCTTTTGGGAGGTTCATCGTCTTTCTCCTCTGAATGGGTCTTGAAAAAAGCATCATCCAATTCCACCACCCCTTCAAAATCATACTGCTCATCCCGAATGCCCATTACCGAGCGCAGCTTGTGCATCATGGCCCAAATGGGCTCATACCGTTTATGACCCAGCTGGCGCTGAAGTTCCAATGCCGAAATCCCCTTCTTGGTCATCGTCATCAGGTAAATCGCATATAACCAGTATTGAAACGGAAGTTTGGAACTTTCCATCACCGTTCCGCTACGAAGCGTTAGCCGATAACGGCAGCGTTTACAGTCGTGCGAATTGTAGGTCGTATTCCAATAATGCTCCCGGCTACCACATTTCTTACACACGATGCCCTGACGTTCCTTTATTGCTCTAAAATGAGCAATGCAGCTCGCCTCGTCAGGATACCGTTTTACAAACTCTATAAAATTCATAATCGCTTCTTTGATGCCCTAATATAAGCATTTAGGTAGTATTACGGACAATCATTTATCTTTATTCACGATGAGGTGAGCGAATCGATGTTCCTGTACGACATGAAAGGAAACCTGATAGTAAGAATAGAAGGCAGGGGAAAGGGGCCGAACGAGTATATAAAAATCGTGGATTTTACCATTGATTGGGACAAAAAAAGAATCGTTATTCTGGATAATATAACCAGAAAAATTATCCTTTATGACTTTAACGGGAAGGCTATCGGGAGTAGAAAACTACTTCTTTTTTCAGAAAGGATTACCTATCTTGGAGAAGGTAAGTATGCATTCTATAACGGGTATAACGAAGCAGCCCAAGACCGCTTCCTTCTGCGTATATCTGACCTGTCGCAAGACGACCCCTTATCCTTTTTCCCTTGGGATGATAAAAAGTATGAAAAGCACCAAGTCGGCAAATGGCAGTATGTTTGGAATTCCGATAATAGCAGGATGAACCTGGTCCGGTTTTATGACAATAACCTTTACGGGGTGACGGGCGATTCAGTATATGCCAGGTATTATTTGGATTTTGGGAAACATAATCTGCCCAATGACGTGGTTCTTGAAAACTTTATGGTTGACCCCGATTATGTACACACCATACAGCCCGTTTTTGAGACGGACAGCGTCCTTGCTTTGGGCTATACCATTAATAGGCAAAGGCAGCTCGTTTTTTACAACAAAAACAATGGGCATAAGTTGTTTGTCCGTGAAACGTTGTGGCTAAACGAGCCTACGGTTACCTGGATGTTTAACGCATCGGATATTAAAGGCTGCTATAACAATTATTTTGTAACCTGGAAAACCGCTGTTGGCATAAAGGATTTTGTTGAGAATCGACCTAAGCGGTTTCCCGAAAGTGAACGGCAAACATTGCTCGAAGACCCACACTATAAAGAGCTTGCAAAGGTGCAGCTGAATGATAACCCAATATTGGTGTTTTATAAGATAAAGTCCTTCTGAATTGTGTGATGAAAGACATTGCCCGCTGTTTGTTCCTGTTAACGGTAACCTACAAGGTAGTTGCGGCATAGGAACCGTTTAACGAGAGGATCTGGAAACCCGGCTGGCTTTTTTTGGAACAATATGGATCCTGGCAAAATGCCACGCTGTAACTTAACCCAAGATTTAGATGGATTCATCGAAAAATAAAAATAAATTTTGCACGGTAAAGAAAAACACGTACATTGCTAATACGATTTACGTGTGGCGTTCACCTAAACCTAATAATAATGCCTAACAATGAGCCTCTTAATCGTTTGGAATATCTCAATGATTTAATCCGGAAAAAATCAACCGGGTCACCCAAAGAGTTAGCTGAGAAGCTAAACATCAGCCAAACAACCGTTTTTAACTGGATCAATATGCTCAGGGATTTGGGCGCCCTTATTAAATACGATTCTGAAAGGCAAACTTATTTTTACGAGGAAACAACGTAACTTAGAATCATAACCAATTAGATATCAATTTTTTATCGTTTTACCTAAATCTGAATCTATGCCCAACTTTACTCACTTTAATCGCTTGGAATATTTGGATAGTTTAGTTAGAAAAAAGGCTACTGGCAGCCCCGAGGAATTAGCCAAAAAGCTTCGTATAAGCGTGAGATCTGTGCATGTATGGATTGATAAGCTAAAGGATATGGGCGCGCCGATTGCGTATGACAAGCAGCGAAGAACCTACTGCTATCTTGTTCCAGGCGGATTTAATTTTGGTTTTAAAGAAGAGAAATAGCTCCATCCATTATAATAACCCACCGCTGTTTTTTGCCCATCTCCCGCACGATGATTAAAATTCGATAAACTAGCTAAGAATTCTTTCACTGCAAAATAATTGCAGTGGGATTTAATAATATGCGACTGTTTAACAGCATTAAGTGTTTTTCAATTGTCGGGTTAAATGCAACTAGAATAATGATTAGGTTACGCCCGTCAACCGTGCATATTATAGCGATGGTACTAGCGGGTGATATAAGATAGTAAACCCAATGCTCTGTGATTTCAAGACGGTAAAAGAAAAACAGCTTGTGTACAAACTGTTTAAGTTTTGTGCTACCGGTTTTATGGGCTTGCTGATAGATTTTTCCATAACCTGGTTATTTAAGGACCTTTTCGGCATGGATAGGTATCTGGCCAATGCTACTGGGTTTGTTATTGCAGCATCCTGCAATTTTTACATCAACAAAAAGTGGACATTTAATGATAAAAGTAAACAAGTGGCGAAACAGTATTTTTCTTTTTTTGCCATATCAACGGTTGGCTTAGTTCTTAACACTCTAATTCTATTCCTTTTTCATCAAAAAATTGGAATAGCCTTTTATTTAAGTAAGGCGCTTGCAATTGTATTGGTGTCGGTTTGGAACTTTTCGGCCAATTTGTGGCTCACGTTTAACTCGAAAACCTAATCTATACATGAGATCATTAGTGCTTTCAGTTTTTAAAGTTCAGGGCAATGCTTGTTTTAAAGCTATGGCCTTTCATGCCGGTTGTGTGATTGCTATTTATCTGCTGCTTTATCGCTTTGGGGCGGTGAATACGTTCCCCAGCAACATCAATCTGACCTTTTTGGATGCGGAATGGTACGCATATATTAAATCAAATGGGTATTATTATGTTGAAGGAGGGACCAGCCCTATGGCGTTTTTTCCTTTGTTTCCTTTCTTATGGTTTGTTACCGGACTTACTCCAGTAGGCATAAGCATAGTAAATTGTGTTATCTTTTATAGTGGATTCTATTTTTTGGCATTGCATTTTAACTTCGACTTCAAAACATCGCTGCTTTTTCTTTCCACCCCGAGTTTATTCTTTTGTTTTATACCTTATTCTGAAGCCTTGTTTTTTTTTGGCGCAAGCATGCTGCTTGTAGGGTTGGACAAACAACAATGGAAATATATTATTACAGGTTTAATAATTGCCGTATTAACACGTTCGGTGGGGATGGTTTTTATTGGCGCCATTGTATTTGTCTATTTGGTTCAGCTTTTACAACGAACAAATGAAGCCCCAAAATACATGCGTAGAATGGCCGTCCTTTGCTCGGTAACCATTGGTGCTACGTTGTTGGTGTTTTTTGTACAGTACCTTTACACGGACGAGTGGTTTGTTTTTTTTAAGGTTCAAAATGCCTGGAATCGTAGCCTTCAACTGCCTACTTTACCCTTTACTTCGGTTGGGAGGACCCGAATACTATGGCTTGATGGGCTGGCTTTATTGGTGTGTATTATGTCGTTTTCGCTAGGTTTATATATTTTTTGCAGGGTGTTGGTGCAAAAGAAGGTTACTTTTAATCCTTCGATGCTTTTTTCCATCGCTTACCTGGCTATAATGGGTCTGGTTAGTGTTTTTTATAGCGGTATATGGTGGGAGGAGGGCGGTACTTCACTAATGAGTACGAACAGATTTGTGTTTGCCACGGCATTTTTTGTATGTTTTGCCAATGGGTTATTATCAAAATATCCAAAAAAAATGCCTACTTCTTTTCTGTTTGCGGGTCTCGTTATTATGGTGTTCACGTGGTTGATGCTGGGTGCTTACCACACCCTGCCCGGGCAACCTAATTATTGGGTCACCCTGACTTATTTTGTGAACATGTCCGCTTACGTGTTGGCTTACACTTCCCTGAGGAAGTTCCCGTTATTATTAGCCCCCTTATATATTATAAACATTTTTGTGATGGTGATTTTGTTAAACAGCCACATCCATAATTTCTTTGTGGCGTAGGTGAACCTGTAGCATATTAAATCAGGCGTTTGTAATGAACGGACCGAACGATGCCTATTATAAAAAAAGTCTACTGCAATTATTTTGCAGTGTGCGGTGGTAAGCTTGTAAAAGTTTAGGATTTGGCCGCCATAAAAAACGGCACTGTTTGGGAAGTGACCCTGTAACAAGTAGAAACTTGCTAAATTTTTAACCATAAAAAACAAATGATGAAAAGTAAACAGAAAAAACCTGCCCAAAGGCGGGCAGCGATTCGAACAGCGGCAGTAGTGGTATTTGTCGTGGCGTTGGTACTCAACGTAAAAGTTACCCTTTTGGGGCCTTTCGCACTATCGAGTGAACAGGTGCTTGCACAGGTAACGGGCCCTGACACAGGGTCAAAATATGATGATACCGGTTTCGGGGATTGGTGTGAGGATGTTTGCAATGCCGACTATGAAGGCGATTGGGAGCAATGCCTGGATTCAAGTTCATCTTCTGGCGAAGGTAGTGTTTCCGGAGGATCAGGACCGGGCGGCGTAACAGGCTCGGCATCTGGAGGCGGGTCGAATTCAGAAACCTATGATGATCGAAGCGAGTTTAATTGCCACGGGGGCAATTATGAAGAATGTACACCTGTGGCTTGCCAGTAGTTTGTTACACTATACCCCTCGAAACTGAACCATAACTTTATAATAAAAAAGGTGTAAGCTCTAGGATTGGTTTTCACCAATCTTAGGGCTTACTTATTTATTTCGTGAAATAGACACCATACTCAATGCGTATATCATTTTTGTTTTACCTGTTAACCTCGTGCCTTTTGTTGATACAATGTTCACCTGATAACCGTATAGGCATCGTAATGGAGAACGGCGCTCGCAAAATAACAATAAATAGCCCATTTGGAATAACCAACAAGCAGCCAAAAAAAATCAGCGAGTTTATTGGCGATTTCTTTTTTGTCAGGCTAAGTAGCTTAGGTGATAATTTCATGGGCCGAATAGAGAAATTAATGGTCAGTAATAATATTATTTTTATCCACGATGATGTGACCGATTCAATGTTCCTTTACGATATGGAAGGAAACCTAATAACAAGGATAAAGGGAAAGGGGAAAGGACCAAATGAGTATGCCAAAATAGTCGATTTTACAGTTGACTGGGATAGAAATAGAATAGTCATATTAGATAATATCACTAGAAAGATTATTCTTTATGATTTTAACGGGCATGTTATCGGGAATAAAAAGCTGCATCTTTTTTCTGACAGGATAACCTACTTGGGGAATGACAAGTATGCATTTTATAATGACTATAACTCAGCCGCTACAGACAATTATCTGTTGCGTATCACCGATTTATCGCAAAAGGGCGTTTTATCCTTTTTTCCTTGGAGTGATGAAAAATATTTAAGACATAAAGTCAGCAAATGGCAGTATGTGTGGGATTCAAACAACACCGAAATGAATTTGGTTCCTTTTTATGACAATAATTTATACGGCGTGACCAAGGATTCGGTATATGCTCGGTATTTTTTTGACTTTGGAAGGCATAATCTGCCCGAAGACATGGTTCTTGAAAGTTTTAGGGTTGAGCCCAATTATGTACACACCATACAACCCATTTACGAGACAGACAGTATACTGGCTTTCGGCTATACTATTAGCGGCAGAAGACAGCTCGTTTTTTACAATAAAAATAACGGCAACCAGTTGTTCGCCCGGGAAACATCCTGGCTTAATGAGCCAACGGTTACCCGTATGTTTTATGCTAATGATATTTTAGCCTGTTATGACAATTACTTTGTCGCTTGGGAAACGCCGGTTAGCGTTAGTGACTTTGTTAAGTATTATCCTGACGAATTTGGTAAAAATGAGCGACAGATGCTGATGGACGACCCAAAATATAAAGAACTTGCAAATGTACAGGTGAATGATAACCCTATATTGGTATTCTATAAGTTGAAATCCTTTTAAGAAATAGTCAATAATTGATTACACAAAAAATGAGAATATTGCGTAAGTACATGACTCCAAAGACGATTTTAGGGATATTTATGATAACGGGTATCTTTACGATACCCGCATGCCTGGAGTCGCCTAAAGAGGCGCAAATGCAAACGACGATTAGTTCGGAAGGGGAAGTGACAGATAAGACGCGGTTTGATTCTCCCTACCACACTTCGCTCAATACAACCATCAAAGGAGAGAAATGCTGGGATTTGCAATTGATAGATGATGAGGGTAAGACCATTCAATTAGCAGATCTGTTGAAGCATAGCCAGCCGAAATTGATATTCCGGTTTAGCGGATTCGATTGCGATCTGTGTTATAAGCAGGTACTGGAAATATGCAACCGACTTGATTCGCTTTATGCAAAAGATCTCCTTGTTGTAGGAACGTTTGAATCTGATCGTGAGTTCCGGTTGTTAAAAGCGACTTATGCGCCAAAACTTCGGTTCTTAAATATAAAGTCAACGAGACCCTTGAATACCACATTAGATGCATTGGACAAGCCTTATTTTTGTAAGGTTGACGAGAATCTGAACATTTCCAACGTTTATCTGCCGGACAAAAAATATCCCGGCCATACAAGAGAATATGTTGAGGGGCACTTCAAAAGAAAATAGCAAACAATTTTTGAAAAGCCGGACGAATGTATTTCCGTTAAATGGATGAAGGTCGCTAAAAATATATATCTGCTTCCTTTAGTGTTGGCAATAGTTGCCATGATTGCGCTATTTCCAACATTTGCCAATGATTTTCAAAATAGCTGGGATGATCAGTGGCAGCTTTTACAAAATCCATTTATAGTGGATCATTCCTATCAAAGTATCCTGTATCACTTTTCAAATTTTTATCACGGCCAATATTCACCGGTAAATACTTTAGCTTATATAGCAGTTTATAAGTTGTTTGGGTTTGACCCCTTCGCGTTTCATGCTATGTGCTTATGGTTTCATGTTTTAAATGTATTGCTGGTCTATTTTGCCTTACAATATTTAGTACGGGAGTTGCTTCCGGATTTTTCGATACAAAGAGTAAGAGTTTTTTGCTTTTTAACTACTTTTATCTTTGCCATTCATCCTTTGCAGGTAGAGTCAGTCGCCTGGATAAGCGCCTCAAAGGTGGTACTCTACTCGTTTTTTATCTTAATAGCATTATTGAGCTACATAAAATACATTAAAACAGGTAGCTGGTATTGGTTATTGTTAACCGGATTTGCTTACATATTAGCTTTTGGCTCAAAAGAGCAGGCAATCATACTGCCGTTGTTACTTTTTGTGATTGATTATGGCTTCGGCCGGCTCAAAGGCATCAAGATTAATAAAGGTTTTTTTTTAAAAAGAACCATTTTAGAAAAAATTCCTTTTTTTATAATGGCCATATTGTTTTGGTGTTTTTCATTGGTCAATAATCTTGGTGCGATTGGGGGCGGAAATTCATATCCGTTTTACCAAAGATTATTAATGAGTATGCAAAGTATGACAGAGTATATTTTTCGTTTTATTGCTCCGGTAAAACTCTATTATTTTTATTTTTTTCCGATTCAAAAAGGCGAGTCCCTGCCCTGGTATTATCTGGGGTATGCAGTCTTGGTGTTAATCATTGCTTATTTTATATGGGAGCATTACAAAAGACAGAATAACTTAATAGTTTTTGGTTTTCTTTTTTTTGTGGTGAATCTGTTCCTGGTGCTGCACATAATTCCGATGCCTCGCAAAATGTTTACTGCTGACAGGTATATGTACTTAAGTATTGTAGGTCTGGCTGCCATACTGGTATGGTATATAGACTATCTTATTTCTAAATACCCTCAATATAGAAAATTTGTCATAACATCTACAGCTATCTATCTAATGGTGCTGGGAAGTCATACTTATATTCGGACCAAGGATTGGCAAAATAGCGAGAAAATAAAGAGCAATGTTCGGGAGCTAATAGAAATAAGGAAGGCCGAAGGTAAAGGAATCATAAACAATCCATTGGAGGATGAATAAATTTCTGTTATCGATAATCATCCCTTGCTATAACGAAGCCGAAAACTTAAAGGAGTTTTACCGTCGCGCCAAAGCAGTTTTAGCCGTGTATGAGTATTATCTGTTGTTTATAGACGATGGTAGTACGGATGGGAGCCTGGAAATATTGAAGAATTTGGCTGCAGCAGATGACAGGGTGCGATATGTTCATCTGTCGCGTAACTTCGGTCATCAAAA is a window from the Anseongella ginsenosidimutans genome containing:
- a CDS encoding IS1595 family transposase; this encodes MNFIEFVKRYPDEASCIAHFRAIKERQGIVCKKCGSREHYWNTTYNSHDCKRCRYRLTLRSGTVMESSKLPFQYWLYAIYLMTMTKKGISALELQRQLGHKRYEPIWAMMHKLRSVMGIRDEQYDFEGVVELDDAFFKTHSEEKDDEPPKRGRGSQGQSKVVVMAKVEPKVGRPKKHKKSSSFRYVKMVVVPDSSALTVNQAVQGGTRAVTTIKSDGWRGFNRLSEIVSKHVRRTVKPEEASKVLPWVHTMISNAKRALLGINHQVKADYLQNYLDEFCYKVNRRYFGKELFDRLIVAAVADTWYGKARYNCG
- a CDS encoding 6-bladed beta-propeller, whose protein sequence is MHDEVSESMFLYDMKGNLIVRIEGRGKGPNEYIKIVDFTIDWDKKRIVILDNITRKIILYDFNGKAIGSRKLLLFSERITYLGEGKYAFYNGYNEAAQDRFLLRISDLSQDDPLSFFPWDDKKYEKHQVGKWQYVWNSDNSRMNLVRFYDNNLYGVTGDSVYARYYLDFGKHNLPNDVVLENFMVDPDYVHTIQPVFETDSVLALGYTINRQRQLVFYNKNNGHKLFVRETLWLNEPTVTWMFNASDIKGCYNNYFVTWKTAVGIKDFVENRPKRFPESERQTLLEDPHYKELAKVQLNDNPILVFYKIKSF
- a CDS encoding HTH domain-containing protein, producing the protein MPNNEPLNRLEYLNDLIRKKSTGSPKELAEKLNISQTTVFNWINMLRDLGALIKYDSERQTYFYEETT
- a CDS encoding HTH domain-containing protein — translated: MPNFTHFNRLEYLDSLVRKKATGSPEELAKKLRISVRSVHVWIDKLKDMGAPIAYDKQRRTYCYLVPGGFNFGFKEEK
- a CDS encoding GtrA family protein, with product MLCDFKTVKEKQLVYKLFKFCATGFMGLLIDFSITWLFKDLFGMDRYLANATGFVIAASCNFYINKKWTFNDKSKQVAKQYFSFFAISTVGLVLNTLILFLFHQKIGIAFYLSKALAIVLVSVWNFSANLWLTFNSKT
- a CDS encoding 6-bladed beta-propeller, producing MENGARKITINSPFGITNKQPKKISEFIGDFFFVRLSSLGDNFMGRIEKLMVSNNIIFIHDDVTDSMFLYDMEGNLITRIKGKGKGPNEYAKIVDFTVDWDRNRIVILDNITRKIILYDFNGHVIGNKKLHLFSDRITYLGNDKYAFYNDYNSAATDNYLLRITDLSQKGVLSFFPWSDEKYLRHKVSKWQYVWDSNNTEMNLVPFYDNNLYGVTKDSVYARYFFDFGRHNLPEDMVLESFRVEPNYVHTIQPIYETDSILAFGYTISGRRQLVFYNKNNGNQLFARETSWLNEPTVTRMFYANDILACYDNYFVAWETPVSVSDFVKYYPDEFGKNERQMLMDDPKYKELANVQVNDNPILVFYKLKSF
- a CDS encoding ArnT family glycosyltransferase, with the translated sequence MKVAKNIYLLPLVLAIVAMIALFPTFANDFQNSWDDQWQLLQNPFIVDHSYQSILYHFSNFYHGQYSPVNTLAYIAVYKLFGFDPFAFHAMCLWFHVLNVLLVYFALQYLVRELLPDFSIQRVRVFCFLTTFIFAIHPLQVESVAWISASKVVLYSFFILIALLSYIKYIKTGSWYWLLLTGFAYILAFGSKEQAIILPLLLFVIDYGFGRLKGIKINKGFFLKRTILEKIPFFIMAILFWCFSLVNNLGAIGGGNSYPFYQRLLMSMQSMTEYIFRFIAPVKLYYFYFFPIQKGESLPWYYLGYAVLVLIIAYFIWEHYKRQNNLIVFGFLFFVVNLFLVLHIIPMPRKMFTADRYMYLSIVGLAAILVWYIDYLISKYPQYRKFVITSTAIYLMVLGSHTYIRTKDWQNSEKIKSNVRELIEIRKAEGKGIINNPLEDE